In Bdellovibrionales bacterium, a genomic segment contains:
- the glpK gene encoding glycerol kinase GlpK, with protein MSQYILAIDQGTTGSTVSIMNTSGHVVAKADQDFPQIFPQPGWVEHNPEEIWQSVVKSLQKALTIAQIRASSIIAIGVTNQRETVLGWDRSTGQPIGNAIVWQCRRTTEDCKKLKKYESSIRKKTGLVLDPYFSGTKMAWMLKNISRARALADRGQLCFGTMDAYLVWKLTGGKSFKTDHSNASRTMLYNLKTQSYDPDLLKLFKLKEEMLPAIEASNGSFGKTQGIPGLTDGIPICGVIGDQQSALFGHIGISAGDAKITFGTGSFLLFNTGTQIIQSKKGLLSTVAWKLKDQKLIYALEGGAFVCGAAVQWLRDGLKFFEKSSEVQSLAQSVEDTGGVEFVPALTGLGAPYWEPEARGIITGLTRGSTRAHIARATLEAMALQNVDILEAMKQEAKIRMGKVRVDGGATENGLLMQLQADYLGIPVQLPENIETTSAGAALMAGLGAGVWKNLKDLEKVNPVAKTFSPHLKPAAKKKRLERWHKAVGLSFSK; from the coding sequence ATGTCTCAATATATTCTCGCAATTGATCAAGGCACCACGGGTTCCACCGTATCGATAATGAACACCTCCGGGCATGTGGTGGCTAAGGCTGACCAAGATTTCCCCCAAATTTTCCCCCAACCGGGCTGGGTGGAGCACAATCCTGAAGAAATTTGGCAGAGTGTGGTGAAATCTCTCCAGAAGGCACTCACCATCGCGCAAATTCGCGCCTCCTCGATTATTGCGATTGGGGTGACCAATCAGAGAGAGACGGTTCTGGGTTGGGATCGTTCCACGGGTCAACCCATCGGTAACGCGATCGTTTGGCAATGCCGTCGAACCACTGAGGATTGTAAAAAGCTCAAAAAATATGAGAGCAGCATAAGAAAAAAAACAGGGTTAGTACTCGATCCTTACTTTTCAGGAACGAAGATGGCGTGGATGCTTAAAAACATTTCTCGAGCCAGAGCTCTTGCGGATCGAGGACAACTTTGTTTCGGAACGATGGATGCTTATCTCGTTTGGAAATTGACAGGTGGAAAAAGTTTTAAAACGGATCACTCCAATGCGTCCCGCACTATGCTCTACAACCTTAAGACTCAGAGCTACGATCCTGATCTGCTGAAGCTCTTTAAGCTGAAGGAAGAAATGCTTCCCGCCATCGAGGCGTCGAACGGGAGCTTCGGAAAGACGCAAGGGATACCTGGTTTGACAGATGGCATTCCTATTTGTGGGGTGATTGGAGACCAACAGTCCGCCCTGTTTGGACATATCGGTATCTCTGCTGGCGATGCGAAAATTACTTTCGGAACGGGCAGCTTCCTGCTCTTTAATACTGGCACCCAAATCATTCAGTCTAAAAAAGGTTTACTTTCCACGGTGGCATGGAAGCTCAAGGATCAAAAACTCATTTATGCATTAGAGGGTGGTGCCTTTGTGTGTGGAGCCGCAGTTCAATGGCTCCGCGATGGTTTAAAATTCTTCGAGAAGAGTTCCGAAGTTCAGAGCCTAGCGCAGTCCGTGGAGGACACGGGGGGAGTGGAGTTTGTGCCGGCGCTGACGGGATTAGGCGCGCCGTATTGGGAGCCCGAAGCGCGCGGGATCATCACAGGTCTTACTCGTGGAAGCACTCGAGCTCATATTGCTCGAGCGACTTTGGAGGCCATGGCTTTACAAAATGTCGATATTCTCGAGGCGATGAAGCAAGAGGCGAAGATTCGTATGGGTAAAGTCAGAGTGGACGGTGGAGCCACAGAGAATGGTCTGCTCATGCAGTTGCAAGCCGACTATTTGGGAATTCCCGTACAACTTCCAGAAAACATAGAAACCACCAGTGCTGGAGCGGCTCTCATGGCCGGATTAGGGGCAGGGGTATGGAAAAATCTCAAGGATCTTGAAAAAGTAAATCCTGTGGCGAAAACGTTTTCCCCCCATCTCAAGCCCGCAGCAAAAAAGAAGCGATTGGAGAGGTGGCACAAAGCCGTGGGTCTTTCTTTTTCGAAGTGA